The genomic segment GATGCTGTGGATTCCTCTGTCGCTGCTGCACTTGGGATCGATGAGCTAACCGATTTCAATCGTGGCAATATCAAAGCTCGTCAGCGCATGATCGCGCAGTATGCAATTGCCGGCCAGCTAGGCCTTTTAGTACTCGGCACCGATCATGCAGCAGAAAACGTCACTGGATTCTTCACTAAATTTGGTGACGGCGCAGCGGATCTGCTCCCCTTGGCAGGTCTGAACAAACGCCAGGGCGCAGCTATGTTGGAGTACCTCAGCGCACCGCCTAGCACGTGGCTCAAGGTGCCCACTGCTGATTTGGAAGAAGACCGTCCAGCTTTGCCAGATGAAGAAGCACTCGGCGTTTCCTATACCGACATCGATGATTACCTGGAAAACACAGAAGTCAGTGATGCAGCCTCTCAACGCATCGAACACCTGTGGAAGGTTGGACAGCACAAGCGCCATCTACCAGCTACTCCTCATGACACCTGGTGGCGTTAATTGATCTCCTAATCCAGCAGCTTCAACGTGGCTTTCGCAGCCTGGAATAATTCCACGCCATAATTAGGACCAAATGAAGCTGCATGAACTGCCAAAGGGTGGAGTTGATGCATGGGGGTGCGCTCACGCCATCCGGCAGGCAGTGGATTAATGGACAGATAACCAGCACGGATCTCATCAAGATACGGCGCGCCGAAAACATCAAGCATGGCTAGATCAGTTTCCGGATGCCCGCCGTGTGCCGCTGGATCAATAAATATCGGCCCATCGCTACCAAACAAGAGATTGCCAAACCACAGGTCACCGTGAATGCGAGCAGGCGGAACTTCATCGGGCAACTCCCTGATCACATCGCAGGCAGCTTCCACCACCCACAGTGCATGTTCGGTGAGATGATTCCGGCGACGTGCCCGGCGCGCAAATGGGAGAACGCGTTGCTCGGTGTAAAAACGGCCCCAAGTGGACGTCGATAAGCATGCTTGTTCTTGGGTACCGATATAGTTCGGCCCCGCCCAGCCCAGTGGAGGGCTGCCGAACGCTGGGGCGCCGGCAAGGTGGATGGTGGCCAGCTCTTCGCCCGCCTTAAAGGCCGCATCGGGTGTGGGCAATTGCGTATCGACGCCCACTGTCGTGATACTCACACCATCCGCGTCCACCACTTCGACTACAGAGGCGGAAGCTTCCGCAAGCCACCGCAATCCAGCAGCTTCTGCCAACGCAGCTTGCGGTTGCGCGGGGCGTTTAGTGAAGGTGAGCAATTAGTAGCGCTCAGGCTCCTCACCCAAAGCAAATTCCCTGCCGGAAACCTCATTCGGAACAAGACGAACGTAGTTGTACTTCAAGGTTGGGATCCATGGCTTCAGCTCAAGGGTATCGGCGTATGCGATCTCATCGAGCTTGCTCACGATTTCAGCGTTGGCGCGCACAACTACTGACCAAGCCTTATCCTCTGTGACTTCATCAGCTTCGAAAAGGACATCGCTGTTGAGGTTCATGCTAAAGAGCTTGTTACCCTCTGCAGTACGGATATAAATATCCCCCTTATCAACAATGAAGTTGACAGGGAAAATATCAATGTCTTCGCTGCGACGAACCACAATGCGACCAAGAGATACAGATGCAAGACGCTCCAAAGCGTCCTTTTCATCAAGGATATTGACGGGGTTGTCCATTGCTTTCTCCGCTCCTATGTAAAAAACTGGTACTAACCCCTATTCTAACCGGCGCTTCGCCATTACCGCTGGTTAATGAACTCGAACGGCCGTGCGACCATGCAGTTTTCCTGCCATCAAATCTTCACCAGCCTGTGCCACATCCTTGACATCAATTACGGTGGTCATATCATCCAAAACAGAGGTATCAAGCTGCTCAGACAACAACGCCCACGCACGTCGACGCAGTTCACGAGGCGCATCAACGGAATTAATACCCACCAAATGGATACCGCGCAGAATAAACGGCAGCACCGTTCCCGGCAGATCTGGGCCTTGCGCCATGCCACACGCAGTGACAACACCGCCCCATTTAGTCTGCGCAAGCGCATTGACAAGTGTGTGAGATCCCACTGAATCCACTACACCCGCCCAACGCCCCTTCTGCAGCGGCTGCCCCTGATCGGCCAGCTCTGCGCGATCAATAATCGAGCTCGCCCCCAGGCTGGTCAGATATTCCGCATGCGCTTCTCGACGCCCCGTCACCGCCACAGTCGTATACCCCAACTTATGCAACAGATGCAGCGCAATAGAACCCACACCACCCGTTGCACCAGTCACCAGGATCTCACCATCCTCTGGCTTTACCCCCTGATCAACCAATGCATTCACCGACAACGCCGCCGTAAAACCAGCCGTGCCCAATGCACCGACCTGCTTGGCCGAAAAATTAAACGGAATATGCAACAAGGAATCCGAAGGCAACCTCAGACGCTGAGTAAACCCACCATGCCGGCTCTCCCCCAACCCAGCACCATTCAGCACAACTTCATCGCCCCGACCAAAACGAGGATCAGCGCTCTCAATAACAGTGCCCACCGCATCAATGCCCGGAATCAACGGCACAGTACGAACCACACCTTTATTACCCTGCAATGCCATCGCATCTTTGTAATTCAGGCTCGACCACCCCACTTCGATGAGGACTTCGCCTTCACCCAAGAAAGAAGAGTCGGAAAATGTGTCCTTGTAGGCAGTAGAGAATTTCCCTTCCTCATCCTGGCTAAGAACAACACTGTTGATTGGACCTTCGGAAAATACCTGTGCTGGAGTCATAGCCCCGAGTGTAATGAAACTCTTGAGAGTCGTGCCATGAAATTTGGTGGGATTTTATCTTTGGAGAGCTCTGCATGAGGGCTTTGCTAGGAAGCGCAATGTTCCGGAGCGCAGTGCGGAAGTTCGAGATCGCACCTTCAATTTCACATGCTCAATTTTGCGTCGTCGAGAGGAGTCCGAAAATCAGCGTTTTAGCACTGGTCTCGAATGTGAGAAATTGTCAGTGAGAACTCGACAACATGATCTCGAAGTTAAGGGACTCTGTGATCTGTACGCGTTGCAGCTAGATTTCTGGGAAACACAGCCATCCCTGCCACTGCATTCAAGCTATAAGTATCCACGGTCAGTGACTAAATGCAGCACCTAACCTGGGAAAACAAAAATCCTCTGGGTTGAATTTTCATTCAACCCAGAGGATGTTGGTGGAGCTAACGGGATTCGAACCCGTGACCCCCACACTGCCAGTGTGGTGCGCTACCAGCTGCGCCATAGCCCCGTTATACAACGCTTGTTACTGTAGCGGAGCGTGGTTCATTTAACCAAATCGGTTGTATTGCATGGAAAATAACAGCAAAAATCCCCCTACCCTCCCACGATACGTGGAAAGCCAGGGGGAAATTCCAAAGAGGAATCTAAGACTTCAGAATTAGGAAGCCAACACTGCTGGGATCCACTGGTTGATGTCTGCTACGTCAACGTCCTTGCCGTCCTGGAGAACGCGTGGAGAGGACAGGCTACCGGTTGATTCGGTGAGCTCGGTGCCGTTAGCTTCGCCCATGTCATATGCACGCTGCAGGTTGTCACCGTTACGGATGGCATCGACTACGGAGGAGTCTGCACCAAGTGCTGCAATTCCATCTGCGAAATCATCGTCAGACCACTGGTTTACTAGTTCGTCCTGGTCTTCAAGAAGGAAGGTGCGGAAGTTCCAGAAGAGTGCTGGGTCATTGGCATCTGCGACAGATAGTGCTGCTGCAAGTGCGTGGGTGGAGTGTCCATCGATGTTCTTCTGGTCAAGGAAATTCAGCGGCTTCAGTTCGACGACGAGGTTTCCATCTTCGATCTGAGCTTTCATGTCATCGTCGGTGTTTTCTGCAAGCTGTGCACAGTAGTGGCAGGAGAAGTCTTCGAAAAGCTGCACTGCCTTGGCATCAGCTGAAGCATTAGCTGCTGCAAGAGTGATGGAGTCAGAGCCAACTTCCATGGTCATGGAGGTATCTGCAAAGTCTCGGTCGCCTAGTTTTGAGGCTTTTGCGCCCTGGCCTTGGATGACAATGAAGCCTACGACGACGATCGCAATAACTACGATGGCTACCATTGCCCAGAGGAAGTTTTTGCTTCCGCCTTGGTTCGGATTCTGAACTTTGTTGCTCACTTGTTGCCTTACTTTGATCTGATTTAGTTCCCTTGAGCTTCCACTAAACCCAGCAAAAGCCCAACGAAAACTCTAAATTCCAACGCTGCACATCGTGTTATGCAGCATCAGCTTCCTCTTTGACCTTAAACCATGAGTACTTTGTTTGACACGTCCACTAGTTGCTCTGGACAAGATTCACAGGAGATCTTTCAATCCCTAGGCAATCTTGTCAGCTGGTTCAAAGCTTTTACTGGCCGAGAACTTCGCTAACCAATGCTTGTGCTTCTTTTTGGACCTGTGCGAGATGTTCTGCGCCCTTGAATGATTCGGCATAAATCTTATACTTGTCTTCGGTGCCAGAAGGGCGTGCTGCAAACCAGGCGTTTTCGGTAGTGACCTTCAGTCCACCAATTGCTGCACCGTTGCCAGGCGCCTCAGTGAGCTTTGCGGTAATTGGTTCGCCTGCCAGTTCAGTCGCGGTGACCTGTTCTGGGGAAAGTGCCTTGAGCACTGCCTTTTGTTCACGGTTGGCTTCAGCATCGGTGCGTGCATAGGCAGGTGCACCGAATTCTGCAGCCAGTTCCGCGTAGCGCTGTGATGGAGTTTTACCAGTGACTGCGATGATTTCTGCAGCGAGAAGATCCAGGATGAGGCCATCTTTATCAGTGGACCAGGTCGTTCCGTCCATACGTAGGAAAGATGCGCCAGCGGATTCTTCGCCGCCGAAGCCGATTTCGCCAGAGATCAGTCCTGGAACGAACCATTTGAATCCCACAGGTACTTCAACCAATTCGCGGCCAAGTGTTGCCACCACGCGGTCGATCATGGAGGAGCTCACCAGGGTCTTGCCCACTGCAGTGTCTGCGGACCAGCCTGGACGGTTGGCAAAGAGGTACTCAATTGCTACTGCCAGATAGTGGTTTGGATTCATCAGGCCAGCGTCTGGAGTGACGATACCGTGGCGGTCAGCATCTGCATCGTTGCCGGTTGCGATATCAAATTTTTCACGGTTTTCGATCAGTGATGCCATCGCATCTGGGCTGGAGCAGTCCATGCGGATCTTGCCGTCGGTGTCGAGAGTCATGAAGCGGAAAGTGGCATCAACGTGTGGGTTGACCACGGTCAAGTTGAGACCGTGAGTTTCGGCGATCGCTCCCCAGTAATCCACTGAAGCGCCGCCCATTGGGTCTGCGCCAATGCGGATACCCGCTTCACGGATTGCGTCAATGTTGACAACATTTGGCAGGTCGGCGATATAAATGCCCTTGAAATCATAGGCAGTGGTGCGCTCATCTAACACGCCGGTGACGGCCACGCGCTTCACATCTGCAAGGCCACCGCGCAGCAGTTCATTGGCACGATCTGCGATCCAATCGGTGGCATCGGTATCTGCTGGTCCACCGTTTGCAGGATTGTATTTGAAGCCACCGTCGCGGGGTGGGTTGTGTGATGGTGTGATCACGATGCCGTCGGCAAGCGGGCGGCTTGGGCCAGCAGCGCCATAAACCACATTGGCGTTGTGGCGCAGGATCGCGTGGGAGACGGCGGGGGTCGGGGTGTAGCGGCCGTCGGCGTCGACAAGCACTTCGACGTCGTTGGCAATGAGGACCTCAAGCGCACTGATCATCGCTGGCTCAGATAGCGCGTGGGTATCGCGGCCGATGAACAGCGGGCCGACCCAGTTGGCGCCACGCTGATTGCGGAAATCCACAATCGCCTGGGCGGTAGCCAAGATGTGGTCTTCATTGAAGGCGCTGTCTAGCGCAGATCCACGGTGCCCAGAGGTGCCGAAAGCAACCTGCTGATCAGGGTTGCTGACGTCCGGCTTACGGGTGAAATATGCGGTGACTAGCTCCGCGACATCAATCAGATCTTCTGGTTGGGCAAGTTGCCCGGCGCGCTCATGTGCCATTGTTCCTCCTAAAAAACCAATATGTCCCTTTCATCTTCCCTGCAAAAGCACTTGTGCGCAGGAGAAGTGCGTAAATTCACGGAGTAAGGTGTGTTAACGTGCATAAACTCATCCAAGGCCTCAGCGTTGGGGCCGGTGCCGCGCTCGGAGTCTGCGCGCGCCTTGCACTTACTTTGTGGCTTGGCGATAGCGCCTGGCCCATCCTGGGGATCAACATCGCGGGCGCGTTTTTGATGGGCTGGTTACGCCCCAACGCATTTTGGGGCACCGGTTTCCTCGGCGGTTTCACCACCTTTTCCGCCATGATGCTTAACGACGTTCCCTTCTATTTCCTTACCGCTTTGGGCTGCATTACCGCATGGTTATTAGGCGATCGGATTGCTCGATGATTTTTATCTATGCAGCACTTGGCGGATTTGTCGGCGGTTTTCTGCGGTGGTTAATTGCACAGCTAATCCCTGGAAAACGTGCCACGTTGATGGCGAATACTGTGGCGTGTTTTGTCGCTGGTGTCGTTGTCTGCCTAGAGTTATCGCATCTCTATACCGTTTTGTTGATCGCCGGTTTCTGTGGTGCATTATCTACCTGGTCAACATTGGCAAAAGAAATAGGCCAGCTTATCAATGATAAAAAATGGCAGATGGCGCTTGGTTACCTCAGTGTGACACTTATTCTTGGTTTTTCGGCAGTTTTTATCGGAATGCAGCTCTAGAATCTAGAACTATGAATCGTTCAACAATTTCTCCCGTTGCAGCCCGTCAACAATTCCGCGGCGGACTCATCGAACCAACGTCTGGATGGTCGGCTGGATATGCACAAGCCAACCTTATTTCCCTGCCACAGGATCTCGCATATGATTTCCTCCTTTTTGCGCAAAGAAATCCCAAGCCGTGTCCAGTATTGGAAGTCTTGGATGCCGGTGAAACTTTCGGTGGCATCTTCGGCACAAATGCTTCCGAAGCAGATATCCGCACTGATGCTCCCCAGTACCGCATTTATGAACACGGTGAGTTAATTGATTCGCCTGCCAACGCGCTGGATTATTGGCGCGATGATTTGGTGAGTTTCTTAATCGGGTGTTCCTTCACCTTTGAACACCCCATGGTGCAGGCTGGTGTTCCAGTAAGACACCTTGAGGCCGGACGCAATGTTGCCATGTATGAGACTTCCCTCCCCTGCCGACCAGCCGGTGCCCTCTCCGGAAATCTCGTGGTCTCCCTGCGCATGATTCCAGCATCACAAGTTGCTGACGCGGTACGTGTCACCTCCCGCTACCCTGCGGTCCACGGCGCTCCCGTACATATTGGAGATCCGTCTTTGATCGGCATCGATGATATTCATCATCCCGATTTTGGTGATGCTCCGCTGTCTGAGCCTGGTGATATCCCCGTATTTTGGGCCTGCGGTGTTACCCCTCAAGCAATGGTGATGACATCCAAGCCCCCGCTTGCCATCACCCACGCCCCCGGCCACATGCTGATTACTGATGCACCTGATTTAAGCTTCCAGGTTCCTTAAAGCAATGAACTGATAGATATCCAAACAACAAACACGATGGGCAATCCCATCATGACCACAGCGAGGATCTTTCCTGAGGTGTGAGCGATATTGAAGGTATAATTCATGCCTGTTCCGGTGTCCACCAGCGGGCTTTTATTATCTGGGTCATTGACAAAAATTCCCCAACGTTTCTTGTCTTCCGCAAGCGGATGCTTTTGTTCAACCGTCCGAGTACTTTTCACAATGCACCACAACAATACAGCGGTGGCGATAAAGATAGCGATCATGCTTAATGCAAAACCTGCACGCAGTGGTTCTGGGCGATACGCGTTAAGCATCATCAACAAAATAGCGGTATTCATCACAAAGAAAAACCAGCCTATATGCTTTGATGTCGCGTTCAGCGATGCCCACTTGCGGTGTGCCTCTGCTGCGGTTTTCGCTCCGCCCGGACCTGTAATATCCCCAGATTGCATGCTGACCATCATTTGAGCAAACATAGCCGTGGCGAGCAAAATAACTGGCCCCAAAAGCACCGAGAAGAGGAAAGTTCCCATTGTTTTAGGCTCCCATGCATCTGCTTCCCCGCTGCCATTCCAATGTGTCGGCATCGGATCCGGAATGCTTGGATAATAAACCGTCAGCATGAGAACTACGATGCCCACGGTAGCCGCTAGGGTGGCAATGATCCAGGTCCAGTTCATGGGAATTTTAGGCAGATCAGGGAGCTCTTCTCGGCGATTTTTCACAATCGCTACCTTATCTTAAAAGAAATTGCCCTCGCCCCATTAAGGGTGAGGGCAATTTCTCTGCGCTTTTTAAAGATGAGGTTCTAGCTACGTACTTCTACAACCTGCTCTTCGGTGGACTCCACAGTTGCTTTATCTACTGCAGCACCACCCTTTTCAGCAGCATCCCAGACTTCTTGATCCAGGATTCCTTCGCGTTTAGCCACGATTGCAGGAACCAGAGCCTGTCCAGTCACATTGGTTGCGGTACGGCCCATATCAATGATTGGTTCAATAGCCAGCAGCAAGCCAACACCTGCAAGTGGCAGCCCTAAAGTGGACAGAGTCAAGGTCAGCATGACTGTCGCACCGGTAGTGCCAGCAGTTGCTGCAGAGCCCAGCACGGACACAATCATGATCAGGACATAATCCATCAGAGTCAGGTCAATGCCGTAGAATTGCGCAACGAAAATAGCCGCTACAGCTGGGTACACTGCCGCGCAACCATCCATCTTGCTGGTTGCGCCCAATGGAATGGCAAATGATGCATACGCACTTGGCACACCCAAGGACTGCTCAGTAACACGCTGGGTCACTGGCATAACGCCCATGGAAGAACGAGTAACAAAACCCAAGCTGGTCACAGGCCAGACGCGCTTAAAGAAGCCCAAAACTGGAATGCCGTTGATCTTCAGCACGATTGGGTAAATGACAAACATAACAATGGCAAGACCAACGTAGATGGCCAGTACGAATTTGCCTAAGGATCCAAGTGCGGACCAACCATAGGTGGATACTGCCTTACCGATCAAGGCTGCAGAACCAATCGGAGCCAGACGAATAATCCACCACAAAATGATCTGGATGATCTTGAGGAAGGACTCGGTGAACTTCAAGAAAGGCTCAGCAGATTTCCCGGCCTTCAGAGCTGCCACACCAATGGCGATGGAGATAACCAAAATCTGCAGCACATTGAAGGAGAGGTTCACACCAGAGCTCTCGCTATAAGAACCAGAAAGACCCAAGATATTGCTTGGAATAATTGATTGGATAAAGCCCATCCAGCTACCCACTCGGGAAGGGTCAGCAGCGTTGGAAGCATCTACGGTAGAGCCCACGCCCGGTTGCATGATCAATGCGACAGCAATACCTGCAAGCACAGAGAAAAACGCAGTAATGGCAAACCACACCAAAGTAGATACTGCCAGGCGAGCAGCGTTGGCTACTTCACGCAGCTTTGCCACACTGGTGACAACTGCAGCGAACACCAATGGTGGGACCATGACCTTGAGCAGAGAAACATAAGCAGAGCCAACTCCACTCAGCAGACCGGTGAGCCAGCTGGTTTCACCTTCGGCAGCTCCGGTGTCCATTCCACGGGCAATAAGACCGAGGATCAGGCCAATAATGAGGCCAGCGATAACCTGAGCACCAAACCCGGTCATCCAGCCGGGAAGGCCTAAACGGCCTTTCTGTGCAGTGGCAGTAGCCATGTGTAGCACTCCTTGAATTGAACAGTTGAATTGAATTCATTAACTGTAACGCTCCAGGCTGTCGTTTATTGCATTAGTGTGACCAAATTAACCATTCCTGTCTATTATTCATAGACAGATTAGTCTAAAAACTCTTTATAAGTGCAGCTAAATGAGATGTTATACATTAGACTTTCTGGTCTAGTCTGGCATAGCAAAATAGATTCCAGACACAGAAAAAGGGCTTTCCAGGAAAACTTCCCGGAAAGCCCTTTTCACAATTGCATCTCTGCTAAAAACTAGTCAGTAATCGCATCCAAAGGTGGAGTCTTCGAGGCCTTGACTGCTGGCCATAGTGCTGCGATAACGCCAACCACTGCCGAGCCAACCAGCATCAGAGCAACCTGCCCCCACGGCACAGAGACTGCTGCATCCAGCCCCTCGCCAGACATGACAGTGACAAATGCCCAGCCTAAGCCAAGGCCAATTGCAATACCGATCACCGCACCATAGATGGCAATTTGTACGGATTCAAGCGTGATCATGGTACGAATCTGACCGCGCTTTACGCCAACTGCACGCAGCATACCGATCTCTTGACGACGCTCAATCACATTGAGTGCCAAAGTATTGATAATGCCGATGACAGCAACGATGACAGACAGTGCAAGCAATGCATAGAGGATATTCATCATCACGTCGATCATGGCTACGGTCTCGCCTGCGTACTCAGTCGAGGTCTTAACTGAGATGACAATATAATCAGCTACTGCTTCTTCAATATTGCTGCGAAGCTCTTCCTGGTCGCTACCATCTTCACCCTTGACCAACATCATTTGTGGAATAGCTTGATCTGCTACTGGAGTATCTGCAAGTGAGCTCTCAGAAATGATCATACTTCCTACGGCGTCATTACCTGTGAAAGTACCGATCAGTTCAACTTCACCGACGGATTGTCCGGCAGCTTCAAGAGGCAAGGAATCACCAACCTTCCAGCCCTGTTCATCAGCAAACGTCTGGGTAGTAACAACACCAGGTTCGCTCAGATCCAGTGAACCTTCAATAGACTCTGTGCTAATAACGGTTCCTAGGTCACCATCCGCAACAAATGTTACTGAACCGTACGTAGCTTGACCATCAACGGAAGCCCCATTCAACGAAACCGTCACCACATCTGCAACGCCATCAGTTTCACGGACAACATCGTCCGCATCCTTCGGCATAGTGATAGAACCATCTGTAGGTCCCTGCAAGATGTAATCAGCGGTGTACTGCTCCTCCATCATCTCAGAGACAGCATCTTTCATCGTTGCAGAAAGCATGCCGATAGCGGTGACCAGAGCAATACCCAAAGTCAGCGCAAAAGCGGTTGTTGCAGTACGACGAGGATTGCGCTTGGAGTTAGTTGCAGCCAGGCTGCCGACACTGCCGAATGGAGCGCCCAGGATCTTACCCAAACCACCGACAACTGGCATGGACAACGCTGGCGAGAAGAAGAAGGTACCGACGACAACAAACAACGCACCGATTCCGACAAGAACTGAACGTAGACCGGTAGAAGAATCTGTCATCAATGCACCAGCAACAGCTAATATGATGCCGAGGGCTAGGACAATGCCACCAGTAACGGTTCGTCCCATCATGGAGCGCACAGTAGTAGTTTCCATGTTGCGCATAGCTTCCACAGGCTTCACTTCACCGGCACGACGAGCAGGTGCCCACGCGCTGATCACCGTGACAATAGTACCGAGTACAAGTGCGGTAATCACGGCACTTGGGGTCAGTCCAACGCTGGATCCCATTGGCATACCGAAGCTGTTGAGCACCGCGGAAATAATAGCAACAAGGCCCATTCCACCGAGCACACCAAGCGCGGAACCAAAGAGACCCACGATGCTTGCTTCCAGCACCACAGACCGTGTGATCTGTCCTGGAGCTGCACCCAAAGCACGCAGCAATGCGAATTCACGCATACGCTGAGCAACAATCATCGAGAAAGTATTCGCAATGATAAACGTGCCCACCAGCAATGCGATGAGTCCGAAGGCGACAAGGAAATACTGCACAAAGCTCAGCATTTCTTTAATCATGCCGGTAACTTGTTCGACTAAAGCTTCGCCGGTTTCAACATTAAAGTTTGAGCCAAGCTCCACGGAGAGTGCGTCGACAAGCTCCTGCGGCGTGGTGCCCTCTGCAGCTGACAGCGTGACGCCGGGAACGGTAACCCCGTCGGTATAGCGTTCCAGGTAGCCGGATTCCGACATCTGTAGATTCAGCGCAGAGCCAGAATCGTTGTCAGTAGTAGTTAGTCCGGTGACCGTAACGTTGTAGCGGCCACTGGAATCCACGACGAGAATCTCATCGCCCACGCCGATGCCCTTGGCCTCAGCGCCAGCCTGCGAAGCCAGCACCTGCTCGGTGCCAGTTGGAGCTTCCCCATCAACTAGCTCGAGTGGCTGAGCCACCGCGTCATCAGGGCTGTAATAAATGCTTATCGACGAGCCCCCAGTGGTTTGAATCGCCTTGGCATCAGAATCTGCCAGGACAACGGACTGAGAAGCATTAATGTTGAGGGCGCTGATGCGAGAATCTTCACGCAGCGATGCCACAGTGTCAACAGGAACGCCCTGCACATCCGATTCGG from the Corynebacterium crudilactis genome contains:
- a CDS encoding dicarboxylate/amino acid:cation symporter, whose amino-acid sequence is MATATAQKGRLGLPGWMTGFGAQVIAGLIIGLILGLIARGMDTGAAEGETSWLTGLLSGVGSAYVSLLKVMVPPLVFAAVVTSVAKLREVANAARLAVSTLVWFAITAFFSVLAGIAVALIMQPGVGSTVDASNAADPSRVGSWMGFIQSIIPSNILGLSGSYSESSGVNLSFNVLQILVISIAIGVAALKAGKSAEPFLKFTESFLKIIQIILWWIIRLAPIGSAALIGKAVSTYGWSALGSLGKFVLAIYVGLAIVMFVIYPIVLKINGIPVLGFFKRVWPVTSLGFVTRSSMGVMPVTQRVTEQSLGVPSAYASFAIPLGATSKMDGCAAVYPAVAAIFVAQFYGIDLTLMDYVLIMIVSVLGSAATAGTTGATVMLTLTLSTLGLPLAGVGLLLAIEPIIDMGRTATNVTGQALVPAIVAKREGILDQEVWDAAEKGGAAVDKATVESTEEQVVEVRS
- a CDS encoding fructosamine kinase family protein; the encoded protein is MLTFTKRPAQPQAALAEAAGLRWLAEASASVVEVVDADGVSITTVGVDTQLPTPDAAFKAGEELATIHLAGAPAFGSPPLGWAGPNYIGTQEQACLSTSTWGRFYTEQRVLPFARRARRRNHLTEHALWVVEAACDVIRELPDEVPPARIHGDLWFGNLLFGSDGPIFIDPAAHGGHPETDLAMLDVFGAPYLDEIRAGYLSINPLPAGWRERTPMHQLHPLAVHAASFGPNYGVELFQAAKATLKLLD
- the pgm gene encoding phosphoglucomutase (alpha-D-glucose-1,6-bisphosphate-dependent), with translation MAHERAGQLAQPEDLIDVAELVTAYFTRKPDVSNPDQQVAFGTSGHRGSALDSAFNEDHILATAQAIVDFRNQRGANWVGPLFIGRDTHALSEPAMISALEVLIANDVEVLVDADGRYTPTPAVSHAILRHNANVVYGAAGPSRPLADGIVITPSHNPPRDGGFKYNPANGGPADTDATDWIADRANELLRGGLADVKRVAVTGVLDERTTAYDFKGIYIADLPNVVNIDAIREAGIRIGADPMGGASVDYWGAIAETHGLNLTVVNPHVDATFRFMTLDTDGKIRMDCSSPDAMASLIENREKFDIATGNDADADRHGIVTPDAGLMNPNHYLAVAIEYLFANRPGWSADTAVGKTLVSSSMIDRVVATLGRELVEVPVGFKWFVPGLISGEIGFGGEESAGASFLRMDGTTWSTDKDGLILDLLAAEIIAVTGKTPSQRYAELAAEFGAPAYARTDAEANREQKAVLKALSPEQVTATELAGEPITAKLTEAPGNGAAIGGLKVTTENAWFAARPSGTEDKYKIYAESFKGAEHLAQVQKEAQALVSEVLGQ
- a CDS encoding fluoride efflux transporter family protein encodes the protein MHKLIQGLSVGAGAALGVCARLALTLWLGDSAWPILGINIAGAFLMGWLRPNAFWGTGFLGGFTTFSAMMLNDVPFYFLTALGCITAWLLGDRIAR
- a CDS encoding fluoride efflux transporter FluC, whose product is MIFIYAALGGFVGGFLRWLIAQLIPGKRATLMANTVACFVAGVVVCLELSHLYTVLLIAGFCGALSTWSTLAKEIGQLINDKKWQMALGYLSVTLILGFSAVFIGMQL
- a CDS encoding DUF1648 domain-containing protein, whose product is MKNRREELPDLPKIPMNWTWIIATLAATVGIVVLMLTVYYPSIPDPMPTHWNGSGEADAWEPKTMGTFLFSVLLGPVILLATAMFAQMMVSMQSGDITGPGGAKTAAEAHRKWASLNATSKHIGWFFFVMNTAILLMMLNAYRPEPLRAGFALSMIAIFIATAVLLWCIVKSTRTVEQKHPLAEDKKRWGIFVNDPDNKSPLVDTGTGMNYTFNIAHTSGKILAVVMMGLPIVFVVWISISSLL
- the nadE gene encoding ammonia-dependent NAD(+) synthetase, translating into MTNTQSEIINALNVSPGIDVAQEVELRVQFLADYLRVSKAKGFVLGISGGQDSTLAGRLAQLAVESIRAEDTTADALFYAVRLPYGIQADEDDAQVALDFIAADKEVTVNVKDASDAVDSSVAAALGIDELTDFNRGNIKARQRMIAQYAIAGQLGLLVLGTDHAAENVTGFFTKFGDGAADLLPLAGLNKRQGAAMLEYLSAPPSTWLKVPTADLEEDRPALPDEEALGVSYTDIDDYLENTEVSDAASQRIEHLWKVGQHKRHLPATPHDTWWR
- a CDS encoding putative hydro-lyase, with translation MNRSTISPVAARQQFRGGLIEPTSGWSAGYAQANLISLPQDLAYDFLLFAQRNPKPCPVLEVLDAGETFGGIFGTNASEADIRTDAPQYRIYEHGELIDSPANALDYWRDDLVSFLIGCSFTFEHPMVQAGVPVRHLEAGRNVAMYETSLPCRPAGALSGNLVVSLRMIPASQVADAVRVTSRYPAVHGAPVHIGDPSLIGIDDIHHPDFGDAPLSEPGDIPVFWACGVTPQAMVMTSKPPLAITHAPGHMLITDAPDLSFQVP
- a CDS encoding MDR family oxidoreductase, producing MTPAQVFSEGPINSVVLSQDEEGKFSTAYKDTFSDSSFLGEGEVLIEVGWSSLNYKDAMALQGNKGVVRTVPLIPGIDAVGTVIESADPRFGRGDEVVLNGAGLGESRHGGFTQRLRLPSDSLLHIPFNFSAKQVGALGTAGFTAALSVNALVDQGVKPEDGEILVTGATGGVGSIALHLLHKLGYTTVAVTGRREAHAEYLTSLGASSIIDRAELADQGQPLQKGRWAGVVDSVGSHTLVNALAQTKWGGVVTACGMAQGPDLPGTVLPFILRGIHLVGINSVDAPRELRRRAWALLSEQLDTSVLDDMTTVIDVKDVAQAGEDLMAGKLHGRTAVRVH
- a CDS encoding pyridoxamine 5'-phosphate oxidase family protein, coding for MDNPVNILDEKDALERLASVSLGRIVVRRSEDIDIFPVNFIVDKGDIYIRTAEGNKLFSMNLNSDVLFEADEVTEDKAWSVVVRANAEIVSKLDEIAYADTLELKPWIPTLKYNYVRLVPNEVSGREFALGEEPERY
- a CDS encoding DsbA family protein, yielding MSNKVQNPNQGGSKNFLWAMVAIVVIAIVVVGFIVIQGQGAKASKLGDRDFADTSMTMEVGSDSITLAAANASADAKAVQLFEDFSCHYCAQLAENTDDDMKAQIEDGNLVVELKPLNFLDQKNIDGHSTHALAAALSVADANDPALFWNFRTFLLEDQDELVNQWSDDDFADGIAALGADSSVVDAIRNGDNLQRAYDMGEANGTELTESTGSLSSPRVLQDGKDVDVADINQWIPAVLAS